The Sulfurimonas sp. HSL-1716 sequence CGATGAAAAAAAACAGTATAGATCGAACTAATCCGACCGTAACAATAGGTGCTTCAGGTTTTGGAGTGAGTAGTTTAAACTCATATGTAGCTACGGAGTTTGATTTTGTATATGATCTTCTTGCAGCATTTCAAAAAATTAAAGATAATAAAACAGAGGTAAATATAAATATAAAAGTCAGATCAAACGGATATATAAAGCAGTATCAAGATTTTGCAGCCCAATATTTTCCGAATTTGGCGGTAAGTGTTTATGATTCAATTTCAATGAATGAGATCCTTTTAAAAACAGATCTGTATATCAGTATACATTCCCAAACACTGTTTGAAGCTTCATGCATGGGAATACCGGTGATATACTATAAAAATGATACGGAGGTATTTACTCCTCCGTTTGATAACCATTCAGAATTAGTTACTATAAACAACGTAGATGATATGGTTCAGGCTTTTTATGATTTTAAAAACAAGCATGAAAGATACGAACCTTTTTTAGATCGTAAAGTTATGGAAGAATATATCGGACCTCTGGACGGAAAGAACTTAAAAAGAAATATCGATTTTATTTATAAGTTATTAGAAAATGACATTACACGCGAGTAGGTACAATGTTAAAAAAAATAAAAAAAACGATCAAGTACTTTTTATTGCTAAAGAAGTACCCCCACAGTAAAATACACTATGGTGCTTTTTTAGACAAAGATAGTTCGATCGGAAGAAATACAGTTCTGTTTGACGATGTATTTTTGCAAAATACGCAAGTTGATGATTATAGCTACATTCAATCATCTTCCACTCTGGTCAATACGAAAGTCGCAAAGTTCTGTTCGATAGCGAGCCGAGTACAGATAGGGTTATCGGAACATCCTACACATATGGTCAGCACGAGTCCTGTTTTTTATGACAATACACAGCCTCTGCCGTTTTTCTTTATAGATACGAACCATTACGTCGGTAATCAAACAATAACAAATATCGGCTATGATGTCTGGATAGGTTATGGAGCCATTATAAAAGCCGGAGTAAATATCGGAGTGGGTGCGGTAATCGGCGCCGGTGCTGTTGTAACAAAAGATGTAGAAGCATACAGTATTGTTGCCGGAGTACCCGCTAAACATATTAAGTTCCGGTTCGATACAGCAACAAGGGAAGAACTTTTATCCTCAAGATGGTGGATGTTAAGTGAAGAAAAATTAAAAAAGCTGTCTAAATACTTTGAAAATCCGCAAGAGATGATCGAAAAAATTAAATATGAAAATATTTTAAACACATAGAAGTTAACATTTATAGTTAATTTGATAAGATAAATAAAAAAAAAAGGAAATTGAATAGATGAGTAGTAATATATTAAGTTTTACGATGAGTGGACATGGATTTAGTGGCGTTTTGGTTATAGATGGAGAAGTAAAAATTGCTACTAGTTTAGAAAGACTTACAAGAATTAAAAATGATATTTTATTACCTATATCTAAAAATGATCTAAAAACTTTTGGATGGAACTCTAATCCGGCGATATATGAAAAAAACGTTGACCTGCCGTTTGATCTGCAAAACGACTATTCTACGGTAGATTTCAGCAAATCAGCAAACTTTTTAAAACTTTTGAACTACTTATTAGATTCCCAAAATTTAACTATCGATGATATTGATTACGTAGCTTACAGTTATAGATATAATGAATCAATGAAGCAGTTTTTCTATAATCAAAATCCAAATATAAAATTTGTTGAGTTAGAGCATCATTTCGGTCACGCCTGTCAAGCCTTTTTACCTTCTGGCTTTGAAGATGCAGCAATTATGGTCGTTGACGGACAAGGCGTGCCTTTGAAAAGAACAGGAGGAGATCAATTATCGGGATGTCTGGCTTATGGTCAAGGAAATCAGATAGATACATTCTATGATTTACCGGTTCGGCATAGTCTGGGAGGCATGTATGCAGCCTTTACAAAAAAAGTCGGCTTTAAAACGAATGAAGAGGGGAAAACGATGGGGCTAGCCCCATACGGATCACCTAGATACTATGATATATTGAAAAAAGATCTGATTTTTAATACAACGGAGTATAGTATTAAGGATTTTAAACAACTGGTAAAAAGAGGTTTTAGCAAAAGAGAGGTGTTATATCAATTACCGGATTATAACAAGTTTTTAAAATCTTTTCCGACAAGATTAAAATCGGAAGAGATCACTGATGTACATAGAGATTTAGCATATGCTGTTCAAAAATTAACAGAAGATGTAATGATCTTTCTTGCTAACTGGCTTTATGAAAAAACAGGTTCTAAAAATCTCTGTATAGCCGGTGGCGTGGGTCTTAACTGTGTCGCAAATTATCAAGTCCTCATACATTCTAAATTCGATAATATTTTTATTCACCCGAATTCAGGGGATAACGGTTTAGCAGTAGGACAAGCCCTTTATGTACATAATGTTCTTAATAATAACCCGAGAACCTACGTAGCGACAACAGATTCCCTTGGTAAAGAATATACTGATGATGACATAAAAGAAGCGATAAACAAATATTCAAATGACGAAGATCTTGAAATAATACACTATACGAATCTAGATGAATTATATGATACGTTCGCTTCATATATTGAGCAAGGATACATAACGAGTTGGTTCCAGGGACGAAGCGAGTTTGGACCTAGAGCACTTGGTAATAGGAGTATTATTGCAGATCCGAGAAGAAAGGATATGAAAGACATCCTTAATTCTAGGGTTAAATTTAGGGAAAGCTTTAGACCGTTCACTCCTTCGGTTTTAGCAGAAAAAGTAAATGAGTTTTTTGAGTTAGAGATAGATTCTCCTTTTATGTTATTGGCCGCATACGTAAGAAAAGGCAAAGCGGAACTGGTTCCGGCAATTACACACGAAGACAATACGGCAAGGATTCAAACAGTAACAGAAGATATAAATCCGCCATATTATCATTTAATTAAAGCATTTTATAAACGAACGGGTATTCCGTTAATTTTGGAAACATCATTCAATATAGCGGATGAGCCGATCGTTGAAACACCTTCGGATGCGATTCGAACATTTAAATCAACGGATATTGATATACTCTGTTTAAAAGATTATATTATAAAGAAAAAGAGTAAGGGTATATAGCAGCAAGTACAGAATGAATATCTCAGGCAAAAACATTTTATTTATTGCACCAAAGTTTTATAGTTACCATAAAGACATCATTGATCTTTTAGAACGAAAAAGCGCGAGGGTGACTTTTTATGAAGAAGATTTATATACCCCTTTATATCGAGTTTTAAATAGAACTGTTAAAAGAGCTGCAGATTATTTAAAAGATAGATACCGAAACAAGATATTACAAAATATTTCGCATGATATGTACGACATAGTATTTGTGATACGAGGCGGGATATTATCGCCGCAAATGCTGGAGTATTTAAAAGAGCGGCTGCCGAATGCAAAATTTGTAATGTATCAATGGGACTCTATGTTGCAAAGTAAGTATGATTCCATAATCAAATATTTTGATGTAGTAAAAACATTTGATCGGGAAGATGCAAAACAGTATGGACTGAAATATTTGCCATTGTTTTATACAAAAAAATATCAGGTTTTGGCACAAAATAAAAAGAAGAAACGGTATGATCTTGTTTTTTTTGGGGCATACCACAGCGATAGGCTTAAAATAGTAAAAGAGATCGATGAGATATGTAAAAAGAATGGTTTGAACTTTAAGTATCATCTCTTTATTACTAAAATGGGTTTATTGAGGCTTATACTGCTTCAAAAAATAAATATCAAAGATTTAAAATACTTGAAAACTTATTCTGTAGGTACCGATAAAATATTAGAAGTATACAAAGAGTCCAAAGCAGTGTTGGATATAGAACTAAACATTCAAAACGGCTTAACAATGAGAACGTTCGAGGCGCTCGGGGCTGAACTGAAACTGCTGACAACAAATTATCATATAAAAGATGAACCTTTTTATAATGATAAAAATATTATCATTATAAAAAGAGATCATTTAGAGCTAGATCTAGGTTTTTTTCAAAGCGATTTTTGTTCTGACCCTGTTTTTGAACACTATTTATTTGAAAATTGGATAGAAAATATTTTTGGTGGAGTTGATGATAATGGTTAAAGTCTTAGTTACGGGATCAAAAGGATTTATCGGAAAAAATCTATTAAAAAAATTAGAAGATAAGAAAGTAAGTATTTTAGAATTCAATAGAAACGATACTGCTGATAAATTAAAAACCTTGGTATTGGAGAGTGATTTTATCTGTCATCTCGCAGGAGAGGTCAGACCCGGTAGTACCGAAGAAGATTTTAAAGAGTCCAATGTAGTATTGACAAAAGCAATTATTGATATATTGACACAGGCTAATAAAAACATTCCCATATTACTGGCTTCTTCTATCCATGCAAAACTCTTGAAAAACGAATATGGAAAAACAAAAAGAGAATCTGAAATATTGATTGAAAGATATTCAAAAGAAAACAGTATCAATTGTTTTATCTATAGACTGCCGCATCTGTTTGGTGAAGGATGTAAACCTAACTATAACTCGGTAATGTCTACATGGATATATAACAGTATAAAAAATTTGGAAATCAATGTTTTTGATAGAAACATCAATATGCGCTACTTATACGTTCAGGATGTGGTTGACGAGTTTACTGATACTGTTTTTAACCAAAATAAACCGCTGTATATAGAAAATATCGCTGCATATGATACTACATTGGGAGAAGTAGTAGATTATATCAATGAGTTTAAAGAAAATGTTAGAGATACAAAATTTACGATCAAAAATAATGAATTTAAAAGTAAGCTTTTTAGAACTTATCAGGATTACTATAATAAATTCATTGAACTATAGTTTGATAAGTTACAATAAAAAATATTTTTAAGAGGATAAGCAATGAAAGTACTACTATTAGCCGGCGGATTTGGGACAAGGCTGAGCGA is a genomic window containing:
- a CDS encoding CatB-related O-acetyltransferase — its product is MLKKIKKTIKYFLLLKKYPHSKIHYGAFLDKDSSIGRNTVLFDDVFLQNTQVDDYSYIQSSSTLVNTKVAKFCSIASRVQIGLSEHPTHMVSTSPVFYDNTQPLPFFFIDTNHYVGNQTITNIGYDVWIGYGAIIKAGVNIGVGAVIGAGAVVTKDVEAYSIVAGVPAKHIKFRFDTATREELLSSRWWMLSEEKLKKLSKYFENPQEMIEKIKYENILNT
- a CDS encoding NAD-dependent epimerase/dehydratase family protein, with the protein product MVKVLVTGSKGFIGKNLLKKLEDKKVSILEFNRNDTADKLKTLVLESDFICHLAGEVRPGSTEEDFKESNVVLTKAIIDILTQANKNIPILLASSIHAKLLKNEYGKTKRESEILIERYSKENSINCFIYRLPHLFGEGCKPNYNSVMSTWIYNSIKNLEINVFDRNINMRYLYVQDVVDEFTDTVFNQNKPLYIENIAAYDTTLGEVVDYINEFKENVRDTKFTIKNNEFKSKLFRTYQDYYNKFIEL
- a CDS encoding carbamoyltransferase C-terminal domain-containing protein; this encodes MSSNILSFTMSGHGFSGVLVIDGEVKIATSLERLTRIKNDILLPISKNDLKTFGWNSNPAIYEKNVDLPFDLQNDYSTVDFSKSANFLKLLNYLLDSQNLTIDDIDYVAYSYRYNESMKQFFYNQNPNIKFVELEHHFGHACQAFLPSGFEDAAIMVVDGQGVPLKRTGGDQLSGCLAYGQGNQIDTFYDLPVRHSLGGMYAAFTKKVGFKTNEEGKTMGLAPYGSPRYYDILKKDLIFNTTEYSIKDFKQLVKRGFSKREVLYQLPDYNKFLKSFPTRLKSEEITDVHRDLAYAVQKLTEDVMIFLANWLYEKTGSKNLCIAGGVGLNCVANYQVLIHSKFDNIFIHPNSGDNGLAVGQALYVHNVLNNNPRTYVATTDSLGKEYTDDDIKEAINKYSNDEDLEIIHYTNLDELYDTFASYIEQGYITSWFQGRSEFGPRALGNRSIIADPRRKDMKDILNSRVKFRESFRPFTPSVLAEKVNEFFELEIDSPFMLLAAYVRKGKAELVPAITHEDNTARIQTVTEDINPPYYHLIKAFYKRTGIPLILETSFNIADEPIVETPSDAIRTFKSTDIDILCLKDYIIKKKSKGI